In Thalassoglobus sp. JC818, a single window of DNA contains:
- a CDS encoding sigma-70 family RNA polymerase sigma factor → MAPLSETRESLIIQVKNPENRVAWEEFVSIYRPVIVRTAVARGMQLADAQDLAQQVLLAVASAISRWEKRDKTTRFRHWLSKITRNAIVNALSRGPKDRAAGGSSIQELLAQYQQPDVETVSLIDWEYRRELYLQAARIVQKDVQNETWQAFELTVIDGMSNQEAAEVLGKSLGTIYTARCRIMQRLRDEIAEMEASEQ, encoded by the coding sequence ATGGCACCGCTTTCCGAAACACGCGAGAGCCTGATCATTCAGGTGAAAAACCCCGAGAACCGGGTCGCGTGGGAAGAGTTTGTTTCCATTTACCGGCCGGTGATTGTGCGTACTGCTGTCGCTCGCGGAATGCAGCTGGCAGATGCTCAGGATCTGGCACAACAAGTTCTTTTGGCGGTGGCATCTGCCATTAGTCGTTGGGAGAAGCGAGACAAGACAACTCGATTTCGCCATTGGCTGAGCAAAATTACTCGCAATGCGATCGTCAATGCACTCTCGCGAGGCCCCAAAGACCGAGCTGCCGGAGGGTCTTCAATTCAGGAATTGTTGGCTCAATACCAGCAGCCCGATGTGGAAACGGTGTCGCTGATCGATTGGGAGTATCGTCGAGAGCTTTACCTGCAAGCTGCGAGGATCGTTCAGAAGGATGTCCAGAACGAAACCTGGCAGGCGTTTGAACTCACGGTCATCGACGGAATGAGCAATCAGGAAGCTGCCGAAGTTCTGGGAAAGTCCTTAGGAACCATCTACACAGCCCGTTGTCGCATCATGCAGCGACTGCGTGACGAGATCGCCGAAATGGAGGCATCTGAACAATGA
- a CDS encoding sigma-70 family RNA polymerase sigma factor: MDETQKRAEFTRCWLSAEPSISAYVFASISGFHDAEDVVQRIAQELARRFDEYDATRPFVAWALWIAKSRVIDFYRTQNRTQIVFSDDLLSQLADTIAKQADGRSHRRKALEACLNELPAKSRRLLDLKYVEDLSAAEMAHETGSTSRSVRVLLSRVRTVLANCIQRRLAMENS, from the coding sequence ATGGATGAGACTCAGAAACGCGCTGAATTCACACGTTGCTGGTTGAGTGCCGAGCCTTCGATTTCGGCCTACGTGTTTGCATCCATTTCCGGATTTCATGATGCCGAAGACGTCGTTCAGCGGATCGCTCAGGAACTGGCACGCCGGTTCGACGAATATGATGCAACTCGTCCCTTCGTCGCGTGGGCTCTATGGATTGCCAAGTCCCGTGTGATTGATTTCTACCGAACTCAAAACCGGACGCAGATTGTCTTCTCGGACGATCTCCTCAGCCAACTCGCGGACACGATCGCGAAACAGGCTGACGGTCGAAGTCACCGACGGAAAGCATTGGAAGCCTGTCTCAATGAATTGCCTGCGAAGTCGCGTCGACTGCTGGATTTAAAGTATGTCGAAGATCTATCCGCTGCCGAAATGGCTCACGAGACCGGTTCAACCAGTCGCTCGGTGCGTGTCCTGCTTTCACGAGTTCGCACGGTTCTTGCGAATTGCATCCAACGCCGTCTCGCGATGGAGAATTCGTGA
- a CDS encoding LamG-like jellyroll fold domain-containing protein, translating into MYVSDEFIDRILDGSASNSEVEEFQLWLQVPENLERYALRTELHADLRRSLQRKHIETNALNEGTVNSLKESNSPQKTRHMQKVRTSKGLLLTVTGFATAACLFIAFLQLAGRNNPIPTQHPTALVISNVSGVLTKDGQLWTDSSLPVGGYELQKGLLNLQFGGGVMVYVEAPASFDAVNDKRVVLHRGRLSARVPPEGIGFTVETPEAEVVDYGTEFSVDVESGASEVHVFDGLVRVHPGMSNQRDSSKSVDLKASQALRISDDASEPEDISLATDRFIRNFDEPSLNYARAIKRLSPLAFYRMPIRDRGLVSEPLEYSGVVLTGDGKRPPHAKGVFVGGSLRVGADSTGRGGRVDSPPAWNTEQFSLTVFVYLEEASHIGTVATNLNDERGNFSLSLDESGKLQATIKDRDGDLISLTGDSSLDLKSWRHVVVTVDGEAVSFFEEGKLVASTPFKALAVSESDPLWFGTDASLTDVWNGRIDEVALFDRALSADEVASLYRTAQEEIARLP; encoded by the coding sequence ATGTACGTCAGCGATGAGTTCATTGATCGAATTCTTGACGGGAGTGCTTCCAACTCAGAAGTGGAGGAATTTCAACTGTGGCTGCAAGTCCCGGAGAACCTTGAGCGGTATGCACTTCGTACCGAACTTCACGCGGACTTACGCCGTTCTCTACAACGCAAACACATTGAAACGAATGCCCTGAATGAGGGGACTGTCAACTCGTTGAAAGAGTCGAACTCGCCGCAGAAAACTCGTCACATGCAAAAGGTCCGAACGTCGAAGGGGCTTCTGCTGACGGTGACTGGATTCGCAACAGCAGCTTGTCTCTTCATCGCATTCTTGCAACTCGCTGGGCGCAACAATCCGATTCCGACTCAACACCCGACAGCTTTGGTGATCAGCAATGTGAGCGGAGTGCTCACAAAGGATGGCCAGCTATGGACTGACTCAAGCTTACCAGTGGGTGGTTACGAATTGCAGAAAGGACTCTTGAATCTGCAGTTTGGCGGAGGAGTCATGGTCTATGTTGAGGCTCCTGCCAGTTTCGATGCCGTCAACGACAAGCGAGTCGTGCTTCACCGAGGTCGACTTTCAGCCCGAGTGCCCCCCGAAGGAATTGGCTTCACCGTAGAGACTCCTGAGGCGGAGGTCGTCGACTACGGCACTGAATTTTCGGTTGATGTCGAGAGTGGAGCGAGCGAAGTCCACGTGTTTGATGGGCTTGTTCGAGTCCACCCGGGAATGTCGAATCAGCGCGATTCCTCAAAGTCGGTGGACCTGAAAGCGTCTCAGGCTCTTCGCATTTCCGACGATGCATCTGAGCCTGAAGACATCTCTCTCGCGACCGACCGGTTCATTCGCAATTTCGATGAGCCGAGTTTGAATTACGCTCGAGCAATTAAGCGACTGTCGCCTTTGGCCTTCTATCGAATGCCCATTCGAGACCGAGGATTGGTCTCTGAACCGCTCGAGTATTCTGGAGTGGTGTTAACCGGCGATGGGAAACGTCCGCCGCATGCGAAGGGTGTATTCGTGGGAGGTTCGCTGCGTGTCGGTGCTGATTCAACCGGCCGCGGAGGACGTGTCGATTCGCCACCAGCATGGAACACGGAGCAATTCTCGTTGACGGTGTTTGTTTATCTCGAAGAGGCATCACACATCGGAACGGTTGCCACGAACTTGAACGATGAACGCGGAAACTTTTCTCTGAGTCTTGACGAAAGCGGAAAGCTGCAAGCGACCATCAAGGATAGAGACGGCGATCTCATATCGCTCACCGGCGACTCATCGTTGGATTTGAAATCGTGGCGGCACGTCGTTGTGACGGTCGATGGTGAGGCGGTCAGCTTCTTCGAAGAGGGCAAACTTGTCGCCTCAACTCCCTTTAAAGCATTGGCTGTGAGTGAATCAGATCCGCTTTGGTTCGGAACTGACGCAAGTTTGACTGACGTTTGGAATGGCCGAATTGATGAAGTGGCGTTGTTTGATCGAGCGTTGAGCGCGGACGAAGTCGCTTCGCTTTATCGCACCGCACAAGAAGAGATTGCCAGGTTACCATGA
- a CDS encoding sulfatase-like hydrolase/transferase: MAADLPNIVIILADDLGHGSLNSYGADESLIRTPNIDRLAKQGRRFTDANTPSSVCSPTRYGLLTGRYDWRTNQKHGVVNTTDPLHIETSRSTIASLLKSFGYRTAAIGKWHLGYGITKADFTKQLSPGPLDLGFDYHFAVPQNHGDASGVYVRNRQVVGLRSDQTIDAGESPYGRDFMGIDAPQRVDENVMDELTTDAVNWLGEQNPETPFFLYFAPVAIHFPYTPSEETQGSSGTGLYGDWIHELDMSIGRILDTIEQMNATEETLVIFTSDNGGVLVTEGDRPEAEAYRAGLNCNGDWRGRKHSIYEGGFRVPFLVRWPGHVQAGSICNETVSLVDMYATFSAIIGQPIPANEAVAEDSFNVLPAILGTPHTEPLRPSMIVHSPNGNFAIRSGQWKYVEGQPSPTLKRVPRKDELHAQLYNLQDDPSEKNNVIDEHPKIAKQLAEHLNQQRTDGRSSRLTPLGENKE, encoded by the coding sequence ATGGCAGCAGACCTTCCGAACATTGTAATCATCCTCGCTGATGATCTTGGGCACGGCAGCCTGAACAGCTACGGAGCGGATGAGTCACTCATTCGGACTCCAAACATCGACAGACTCGCCAAGCAGGGGAGACGGTTTACTGACGCCAATACTCCGTCGTCGGTTTGCTCTCCGACGCGCTACGGTTTACTGACGGGGCGGTACGACTGGAGAACGAATCAGAAGCATGGCGTGGTCAACACCACCGATCCGCTGCACATTGAGACTTCGCGTTCGACCATTGCGTCGCTATTGAAGTCGTTCGGTTATCGAACCGCAGCTATCGGTAAGTGGCATCTCGGTTATGGCATCACGAAAGCTGACTTCACGAAACAACTCTCGCCAGGACCACTCGATTTGGGGTTCGATTACCACTTCGCTGTGCCTCAAAACCATGGTGATGCCTCAGGTGTTTATGTCCGCAATCGACAGGTGGTTGGACTTCGATCGGACCAGACAATTGATGCGGGGGAGTCGCCATATGGGCGGGACTTCATGGGGATTGACGCTCCCCAGCGAGTCGACGAGAACGTGATGGATGAACTAACCACGGACGCCGTCAACTGGCTGGGAGAACAGAATCCGGAGACGCCGTTCTTCCTGTATTTCGCACCCGTTGCCATCCATTTTCCGTATACACCCTCAGAGGAAACACAGGGCTCGAGTGGAACCGGTCTTTATGGAGACTGGATTCACGAGTTGGACATGTCGATTGGTCGAATTCTGGACACCATCGAGCAAATGAATGCTACAGAAGAGACGCTCGTCATTTTCACAAGCGACAATGGTGGTGTGCTAGTGACGGAAGGAGATCGCCCTGAAGCTGAAGCTTACCGAGCCGGGCTCAATTGCAACGGCGATTGGCGCGGTCGCAAGCACAGCATCTACGAGGGTGGTTTCCGAGTTCCGTTTCTAGTCCGCTGGCCAGGACATGTTCAGGCTGGATCGATCTGTAATGAAACCGTCAGCCTCGTCGACATGTACGCCACGTTTTCCGCAATCATCGGTCAACCGATTCCAGCCAACGAGGCTGTCGCTGAAGACAGCTTTAACGTGCTCCCTGCAATCCTCGGGACGCCGCATACTGAGCCGTTGCGGCCGTCAATGATCGTTCACAGCCCCAACGGAAACTTCGCCATCCGTAGTGGACAATGGAAATACGTCGAAGGCCAGCCAAGTCCGACGCTCAAACGCGTCCCTCGAAAGGATGAACTCCACGCACAGCTTTACAACCTGCAGGACGATCCGAGTGAGAAGAATAACGTCATCGATGAACATCCGAAAATCGCCAAGCAACTGGCTGAACATCTAAATCAACAACGGACTGATGGCCGATCGTCGAGACTGACACCATTGGGAGAAAATAAAGAATGA
- a CDS encoding sulfatase-like hydrolase/transferase, with product MKNTTLSVFSGSLFAILLFAGLATSLQAADQPPNIVFLFADDLGYGDLGCYGHPYARTPSLDALAAEGTRFTQFNVTGVTCNPSRTGLMTGLFPARFEKYSADYGFEGRVTITELLKQRGYKTGHFGKWHIGPDDRDGTYGIDTIKTIGKSRDKTAGRDDDLYSAAIDFMKENKDGPFYVNVWGHATHFPVNTPENLVAGFKDVRVDRRDFAPTMQHKFDECLEIGGDLDESMQQYLGDVYQIDLNVGRILKTIDELGLKENTIVVFSSDHGPAPVILGKKGAREFSNNMLGYAGEFRGGKHEQYEGGTRVPFIIRWPGKVKAGRVDTSSVCSFIDWMPTLCSIAGINELPEQLDGEDISEVFFGTAGQRNKPLMWKTSSTGSAPAIRDGDWKLHLNRRRDNGVELYDLASDPSESKNVAADHPQVVAQLRKQLRSWVDELPTQYEKTSE from the coding sequence ATGAAGAACACCACTCTATCAGTGTTTTCCGGATCGCTATTCGCGATCCTATTATTCGCTGGGCTAGCAACGAGCCTGCAAGCTGCTGATCAACCACCAAATATTGTCTTTCTGTTTGCAGATGATCTCGGCTACGGTGACCTCGGATGTTATGGACATCCGTACGCTCGAACACCTTCGCTCGACGCACTCGCGGCAGAAGGAACGCGGTTCACTCAGTTCAATGTGACAGGCGTGACATGTAATCCCAGTCGAACTGGACTCATGACAGGGTTATTTCCTGCCCGGTTCGAGAAATACTCCGCGGATTACGGATTCGAAGGCCGAGTGACGATTACCGAGTTGCTCAAACAAAGAGGCTATAAAACCGGTCACTTCGGCAAATGGCACATCGGACCAGATGACCGTGATGGCACTTACGGCATCGACACGATCAAAACCATCGGCAAGAGTCGCGACAAAACCGCAGGTCGTGATGACGACTTGTACTCGGCAGCGATCGATTTCATGAAGGAGAACAAGGACGGTCCTTTTTACGTCAACGTTTGGGGTCACGCGACGCACTTTCCCGTCAATACCCCAGAGAACCTGGTCGCCGGATTCAAAGACGTCCGTGTTGACCGGAGAGACTTTGCTCCGACCATGCAGCACAAATTCGATGAGTGCCTGGAAATCGGCGGCGATTTAGATGAGTCGATGCAGCAATACCTTGGCGATGTTTATCAAATCGACTTAAACGTCGGTCGTATACTGAAAACGATCGACGAACTGGGACTCAAGGAAAACACCATTGTCGTGTTTTCCAGCGATCACGGACCAGCACCTGTGATTCTCGGCAAGAAAGGTGCGAGAGAGTTCTCGAACAACATGCTCGGCTACGCGGGAGAATTTCGCGGGGGAAAGCACGAGCAGTACGAAGGAGGCACGCGAGTCCCCTTCATCATTCGCTGGCCAGGCAAAGTCAAAGCGGGTCGAGTTGATACATCAAGCGTTTGCTCATTCATCGACTGGATGCCAACTCTTTGCTCGATTGCAGGGATCAATGAATTGCCCGAGCAATTAGACGGTGAAGACATCTCGGAAGTCTTCTTCGGAACGGCCGGACAGCGCAACAAACCACTGATGTGGAAGACAAGCAGCACCGGGAGCGCTCCAGCAATCCGCGATGGTGACTGGAAATTGCACTTGAATCGCAGGCGCGACAATGGGGTCGAGCTTTACGATCTCGCGTCTGATCCGAGTGAAAGCAAGAACGTAGCTGCCGATCACCCGCAAGTTGTTGCCCAACTCCGAAAACAGTTGCGATCATGGGTCGATGAGCTTCCAACACAGTACGAAAAGACATCGGAATGA
- a CDS encoding sulfatase has translation MKQIMLLTLIWVLLAPISTFETCAATPEDRKPNFIVILADDLGYGDISCYGADDIATPNIDRMAVEGAKFNSFYVSPVCSPTRASLMTGSHSTRIGIGGVLFPRNNHGLNPEEITLPELLIEQRYATAIIGKWHLGNEEMFQPLNHGFDYWFGTPSSNSQFYYPRLKEYAEGCIFREGYTRDGIFQRETAACPLVRNNVVIEVPADQTQFTQRYTQEAVRFITEKRDQPFFVYVAHNMPHIPLHASEKFIGSSDRGIYGDTIQELDWSTGEILRTLKELGIDHNTLVIFTSDNGPNVSKGGSAGPLKGVKGSTLEGGVRVPFVARWPGTIPEGTESDEPITAMDLLPTLTKLAGGEVPNDRIIDGKDIGPLLAGEPSAKPPHDAIYYLRGRGIQGIRVGNWKYRIAIEKDPKAKSSKRSDANSEKAKKITVETLYNLQNDIGEQNNLLSTHPDVAARLKSQLNIFEDELRNHLRPAGVARNVDRKEMDQ, from the coding sequence ATGAAACAAATCATGCTTCTCACATTGATCTGGGTACTTCTTGCTCCCATTTCGACGTTCGAGACATGTGCAGCAACTCCGGAAGATCGAAAGCCTAACTTCATCGTCATCTTGGCTGACGACTTGGGTTACGGCGACATCTCGTGCTACGGGGCTGACGACATTGCAACTCCGAATATCGATCGAATGGCCGTTGAGGGAGCGAAATTCAATAGCTTTTATGTCTCCCCAGTCTGTTCGCCGACGCGTGCGTCGCTGATGACTGGCAGCCATTCGACACGCATCGGGATCGGCGGAGTTCTGTTTCCGCGCAACAACCATGGCTTAAACCCAGAAGAGATTACGCTTCCGGAGCTGTTGATAGAGCAGAGGTATGCGACGGCAATCATCGGAAAATGGCACCTCGGCAATGAGGAGATGTTTCAGCCATTGAACCATGGCTTTGATTATTGGTTTGGAACACCGTCATCCAACAGCCAGTTTTACTACCCAAGACTTAAAGAGTACGCAGAGGGCTGCATCTTCCGAGAGGGTTACACTCGCGATGGCATTTTTCAAAGAGAAACGGCCGCATGCCCGCTCGTTCGTAACAACGTCGTCATCGAAGTTCCTGCTGACCAGACACAATTCACTCAACGGTACACGCAAGAGGCCGTCCGCTTCATCACTGAGAAGAGAGACCAACCCTTTTTCGTTTATGTGGCTCACAATATGCCACATATTCCTCTGCATGCATCGGAGAAATTTATCGGCAGCAGCGATCGCGGAATCTATGGCGACACAATTCAGGAACTCGACTGGAGCACTGGGGAGATTCTGAGAACCCTCAAAGAACTCGGAATCGATCACAATACGCTGGTCATTTTCACTTCTGACAATGGTCCCAACGTCAGCAAAGGCGGTAGTGCAGGGCCATTGAAAGGTGTAAAAGGATCGACTCTCGAAGGAGGAGTTCGCGTTCCGTTCGTCGCTCGCTGGCCTGGAACAATTCCAGAAGGCACTGAATCCGACGAACCAATCACTGCCATGGATTTGCTGCCAACTCTGACAAAACTGGCTGGCGGTGAGGTTCCTAACGACCGCATCATCGACGGGAAAGACATCGGACCGCTGCTCGCTGGAGAGCCGAGTGCGAAGCCTCCACATGATGCGATTTACTACCTGCGAGGCCGAGGAATACAGGGTATCCGCGTCGGGAACTGGAAATACCGAATTGCCATCGAAAAAGATCCGAAGGCAAAGAGCTCGAAGCGGTCGGATGCGAACAGCGAGAAGGCAAAGAAGATCACAGTTGAGACGCTCTACAACCTCCAGAACGATATCGGCGAGCAAAACAATCTTTTGAGCACTCACCCTGATGTGGCTGCAAGATTGAAGTCACAGTTGAATATTTTTGAAGACGAACTTCGCAATCACCTCAGACCTGCAGGAGTTGCGCGTAACGTTGATCGGAAGGAAATGGACCAATGA
- a CDS encoding sulfatase has translation MRCMLPLLLLTVAPVVSTAKAADLDNNRSMNVLLLIVDDLNTWLLEDPTRYSGKVVAPNIQQLASEGVLFHNAYTASPVCTPSRTAFLSGVAPWKSGVSRNGVKVDDSEVLKDVPSLFKTFQDQDYWIGSFGKVTHGYDTGVKYDASMNHKRTPAPPGAPLNGIALNAGGKLTERDWGATHLDEDEMSDKRLADAAIEALSRQHDKPFFIACGLFHPHYPWYVPQKYLDMYPLDAIELPPIQADDLNDIPDFGQQFVNLGWDKQIKETRQVKEAIRGYLASVSFSDAHMGRVLKALDESPHHENTIVVLISDHGFHLGEKQNWTKATLWEEATDSVMMWRVPGVTETNQICTRPVSLLDIYPTLVDLLGIDRPNHLDGESLLPLLKDVQAPRIHPAITVYDGHMSVRTETARFIRYWDGVTELYDRTSDPHEWTNQTDNPNFSTLKTQLSSMLPSMEEIVEPLPSRQAGAINSTPRKADRERTKSR, from the coding sequence ATGAGATGTATGTTGCCACTGCTGTTACTAACAGTTGCGCCGGTAGTCTCCACAGCTAAGGCTGCGGATTTGGATAACAATCGGTCCATGAATGTCTTGTTGCTGATTGTCGACGACCTCAATACATGGCTTTTGGAAGACCCAACGCGGTACTCCGGAAAAGTTGTCGCTCCAAACATCCAACAACTCGCCAGCGAAGGCGTGCTGTTTCACAACGCATACACCGCCAGCCCGGTCTGTACACCCTCGAGAACTGCGTTTCTTTCTGGTGTCGCGCCATGGAAGTCTGGCGTTTCTCGAAATGGAGTCAAAGTTGATGACAGTGAAGTGTTGAAAGATGTCCCTTCGCTGTTCAAGACTTTTCAAGATCAGGACTACTGGATCGGATCGTTCGGCAAGGTGACTCACGGATACGACACCGGAGTAAAGTATGACGCTTCAATGAATCACAAGCGGACCCCAGCTCCGCCGGGAGCTCCGCTGAATGGAATTGCCCTCAACGCTGGCGGCAAACTTACAGAACGCGACTGGGGGGCGACTCACCTCGACGAAGATGAAATGAGTGATAAGCGACTGGCCGATGCCGCGATCGAAGCTTTAAGTCGCCAACACGACAAACCATTCTTCATCGCGTGTGGTCTTTTTCATCCGCACTATCCATGGTACGTCCCGCAGAAGTACCTCGACATGTATCCCCTCGACGCGATCGAACTTCCACCAATTCAGGCCGATGATCTCAACGACATTCCGGATTTTGGCCAGCAATTTGTGAATCTCGGTTGGGACAAACAAATCAAAGAGACCAGGCAAGTCAAAGAAGCAATCCGTGGATATCTGGCGAGTGTCTCATTCTCCGACGCTCACATGGGACGCGTTCTGAAGGCACTCGACGAAAGTCCGCACCACGAGAACACCATTGTCGTTTTGATCAGCGACCATGGATTTCACCTCGGCGAGAAACAGAACTGGACGAAGGCAACGTTGTGGGAAGAAGCAACGGACAGCGTGATGATGTGGCGCGTGCCGGGCGTGACTGAAACGAATCAAATCTGCACACGACCAGTTTCTCTCCTCGACATCTACCCGACACTCGTCGACTTGCTGGGAATTGATCGACCAAACCATCTCGATGGAGAGTCTCTGCTGCCGTTACTCAAAGACGTGCAGGCACCGAGAATTCATCCGGCCATCACAGTTTATGATGGTCACATGTCCGTCCGCACTGAGACCGCTCGATTCATTCGATATTGGGACGGGGTAACAGAACTGTATGACCGGACGAGTGATCCTCACGAGTGGACAAACCAAACTGACAACCCCAACTTCAGCACGCTCAAAACTCAGCTTTCGAGCATGCTGCCGTCCATGGAGGAGATTGTCGAACCGCTTCCGAGTCGTCAAGCTGGAGCCATCAACTCAACTCCCCGTAAGGCGGACCGTGAGCGAACGAAGAGCAGGTAG
- a CDS encoding sulfatase-like hydrolase/transferase: MTWQRDFRFRLRNSTGLLAAAFLILTGSLIAADRPNVIVIMADDIGAEGLACYGSTIYTTPHLDQMAAEGVRFNNAYATPLCTPTRVMIMSGLYPNRTGYRSLIGKGKGIRLVPDIRTFAHDFRDAGYATAIAGKWQLGKFDEYPQQPVQHGFDEYCMWTWIYEGKKASRYYGPQIYREDTIINGAPEDFGPDDYREFVLDFIDRKKDEPFFFYFPMALVHSPFINPPALKERSESKFTDDLDKQTRAFGHMITYMDQVVGDILSKLKEHNLEENTLVLFTGDNGTHKSITSKLPDLDIKGGKGSMTEAGSRVPLLAWWPAKVKPGVRDEFFCLVDVLPTIQSIAGIELDREVDGMDLSHLIMGGEGTDRERVLINYGRGYFVREERFRLNQDGNLYDIPITSDASRYSETITTDAAHEADRNRLQAILDDFMAIEAQYDEKASSGGKKKQPSKM, from the coding sequence ATGACGTGGCAACGTGACTTCAGATTCCGACTTCGTAACTCAACCGGATTGTTGGCAGCTGCGTTCTTAATTCTTACAGGATCTTTGATCGCTGCTGACCGACCGAACGTGATCGTCATCATGGCGGATGACATCGGAGCTGAGGGTTTGGCCTGCTATGGCAGCACGATTTACACGACTCCGCACCTGGACCAGATGGCGGCGGAAGGAGTTCGCTTCAACAATGCGTACGCGACGCCACTCTGTACTCCGACTCGCGTCATGATCATGAGCGGCCTGTATCCCAACCGAACCGGCTATCGCAGCCTGATCGGAAAAGGCAAAGGCATTCGACTCGTTCCGGACATCAGGACTTTTGCTCATGATTTCCGTGATGCTGGCTACGCAACAGCCATTGCAGGCAAATGGCAGCTGGGCAAGTTCGACGAATACCCACAGCAGCCCGTCCAACACGGCTTTGACGAGTACTGTATGTGGACTTGGATTTATGAGGGGAAGAAAGCGAGTCGATACTACGGTCCGCAAATTTACCGCGAAGACACGATTATCAATGGTGCTCCTGAAGACTTCGGCCCCGACGACTATCGTGAATTCGTTCTTGATTTCATCGATCGAAAGAAAGATGAGCCATTCTTTTTCTACTTCCCGATGGCCCTGGTCCACTCTCCGTTTATTAACCCACCCGCTCTGAAAGAACGGTCCGAATCAAAATTCACCGACGACCTCGACAAACAAACTCGAGCCTTTGGCCACATGATCACCTACATGGATCAAGTGGTTGGTGACATCCTTTCCAAACTCAAAGAGCACAACCTTGAAGAGAACACCTTGGTGCTGTTCACAGGAGACAATGGAACACATAAGAGCATCACAAGCAAGCTGCCAGACTTAGACATCAAAGGTGGCAAAGGCTCGATGACGGAAGCTGGCAGTCGAGTTCCTTTGCTCGCTTGGTGGCCCGCTAAAGTGAAGCCGGGCGTTCGGGACGAATTCTTCTGCCTCGTCGATGTTCTCCCGACGATTCAATCAATCGCCGGGATCGAGTTGGACCGCGAAGTCGATGGCATGGACCTTTCCCATCTGATCATGGGAGGCGAAGGCACAGATCGAGAGCGAGTACTGATCAACTACGGCCGAGGCTACTTTGTTCGCGAAGAACGCTTCCGACTCAATCAAGACGGAAACCTGTACGACATCCCGATCACGTCGGACGCTTCACGCTACAGCGAAACCATCACCACAGACGCAGCACACGAAGCCGATCGTAATCGCTTGCAAGCGATTCTCGACGACTTCATGGCCATTGAAGCACAATACGACGAAAAAGCATCTTCTGGCGGAAAGAAGAAACAGCCTTCCAAAATGTAG